In Felis catus isolate Fca126 chromosome C2, F.catus_Fca126_mat1.0, whole genome shotgun sequence, a single window of DNA contains:
- the LOC101100079 gene encoding proline-rich protein 23A codes for MGSRPRSPSAYPAPCPGPSTGGPGPAKRRRTEELAGLEGLEGPPAAGALTSVVVLATGCALQMSLDDVDLVLEPEPTSVLQVSVGELTLLLVPEALLRSGEQGHSLVGLEPGAFLGAPGHDAAVEQGFFRASVPQMAPQEEVYEEDADPAFLPPRMDPAAGSVAGLRPCAGSVANPYPVGQVPEPRSWAPTPSPERRSSFRYFNLDVHLLEPFPNSPLQPLPPSPSPGPHARPQRPPGPSRKARRRLFQE; via the coding sequence ATGGGCAGCCGGCCCCGCAGCCCCAGCGCCTACCCTGCGCCCTGTCCCGGACCGTCGACCGGAGGACCCGGCCCCGCCAAGCGCAGACGAACCGAGGAGCTTGCAGGCCTGGAGGGCCTGGAGGGGCCCCCAGCCGCCGGGGCCCTCACCTCGGTGGTGGTCCTGGCCACGGGATGTGCCCTGCAGATGTCCCTGGACGACGTCGACCTGGTGCTGGAGCCCGAGCCAACGTCGGTCCTGCAAGTGTCTGTCGGAGAGCTCACCCTGCTGCTGGTCCCCGAGGCCCTCCTGCGCTCAGGAGAGCAGGGCCACTCGCTTGTCGGCCTGGAACCCGGCGCTTTCCTGGGCGCGCCCGGGCACGACGCCGCCGTCGAGCAAGGATTCTTCCGCGCATCTGTCCCACAGATGGCCCCCCAAGAAGAGGTCTACGAGGAAGACGCGGACCCCGCGTTCCTGCCCCCTCGGATGGACCCTGCAGCCGGCTCCGTCGCTGGGCTCCGCCCCTGCGCGGGAAGCGTGGCCAACCCCTACCCTGTGGGCCAGGTACCAGAGCCCCGGTCTTGGGCCCCCACTCCTAGTCCAGAGAGACGCTCTTCTTTCCGCTACTTCAACCTGGACGTCCACCTTCTGGAGCCCTTCCCCAACTCGCCACTGCAACCTCTACCTCCCTCTCCGAGTCCAGGTCCCCACGCGCGCCCCCAGCGCCCTCCGGGTCCTTCTCGCAAGGCCCGGAGACGCCTGTTCCAGGAATGA
- the LOC105259976 gene encoding proline-rich protein 23A-like, whose amino-acid sequence MGSRPRSPSAYPAPCPGPPSGGPGPAKRSRTEELAGLEGLEGPPAAGALTSVVVLAEGCALQVPLDDVDLVLEPEPTSVLQVSVGELTLLLVPEALLRSGEQGHSLVGLEPGAFLGAPGHDVPVEQGFFRASVPQMAPQEEAYEEDADPAFLSPRIDPAAGSVAGLRLCAGSVANPYPVGQVPEPRSWAPTPSPERRSSFRYFNLDVHLLEPFPNSPLQPLPPSPSPGPHARPQRPPGPSRKARRRLFQE is encoded by the coding sequence ATGGGCAGCCGGCCCCGCAGCCCCAGCGCCTACCCTGCGCCCTGTCCCGGGCCGCCGTCCGGAGGACCCGGCCCCGCCAAGCGCAGCCGAACCGAGGAGCTTGCAGGCCTGGAAGGCCTGGAGGGGCCCCCGGCCGCCGGCGCCCTCACCTCCGTGGTGGTTCTGGCCGAGGGCTGTGCCCTGCAAGTGCCCCTGGACGACGTCGACCTGGTGCTGGAGCCCGAGCCAACGTCGGTCCTGCAAGTGTCTGTCGGAGAGCTCACCCTGCTGCTGGTCCCCGAGGCCCTCCTGCGCTCAGGAGAGCAGGGCCACTCGCTTGTCGGCCTGGAACCCGGCGCTTTCCTGGGCGCGCCCGGGCACGACGTCCCCGTCGAGCAAGGATTCTTCCGCGCATCTGTCCCACAGATGGCCCCCCAAGAAGAGGCCTATGAGGAAGACGCGGACCCCGCGTTCCTGTCGCCTCGGATAGACCCTGCAGCCGGCTCCGTCGCTGGGCTCCGCCTCTGCGCGGGAAGCGTGGCCAACCCCTACCCTGTGGGCCAGGTACCAGAGCCCCGGTCTTGGGCCCCCACTCCTAGTCCAGAGAGACGCTCTTCTTTCCGCTACTTCAACCTGGACGTCCACCTTCTGGAGCCCTTCCCCAACTCGCCACTCCAACCTCTACCTCCCTCTCCGAGTCCAGGTCCCCACGCGCGCCCCCAGCGCCCTCCGGGTCCTTCTCGCAAGGCCCGGAGACGCCTGTTCCAGGAATGA